The segment GCCTCCCAGTCGCGGACAGCCAGCCGGACGTCATCCAGCGCGGACTCGATCCGGGCCTTCAGCTCGGCCTGCGGCTCACCGTCGGCAAGCCGGTCGATCTCGAAATGCATCACCGATTCGGGTTGGCCCTGGTCGCCGCCGATGGACTGCAGGGCGCCCGCGGCATCCCGCACGACCCTGACCACCGGGTGGATCACCGTATGGATGGGACCATCCGCCGAGAGAATCATACTGACGGTGTCGACCAGGAACGGCATGTCGTCGGTCACCACCTCCACGACGCTGCGGCCGTCATGACCGAGCGCGGGATTGGTCACTCGCACCGATGCCCGGCCGGGTTCGCGCCGGGCGATGAATCCGAGCAGATCGAGCACCAGCTCAGCCCACTGCGCCGGGGTATGCAGCGACTCGTCGCCAGCGGCCAGTCGCGCGAAGAAGGTGCGGATAAAAAATTGCGCCTCCTGGAGGCGCTGGACGGGCGAATCCTTTTTGCTTGTTTCGTCGATGACAGCTGCTGCGAGGGACTCATTCACGGCCGCGCGAATCGCATTCATGGCTTCTACTGTTCAGTGGATGCAGAGGGGGAACAAAAAGCCCGCGAAGGATACGCTTCGCGTTTCGTCGAATCCACCGCGCGAGGCCGTTTTCTGCCATGCCCGGGCGCATGGAAAACCGCTGCCGGGTTGCGCTGCACCGCAATAGAAAACGTCTTCACCGCAACACACCCGAGACGCCGTTCCAGCCCTGGCAACACTCCCTCGTTCGTGCTCGAAATGATTCGACGCGGCACGGTGTCGAAGCACGGCTAGCGCACCCAGGTTCGTTGTCACAAATCCGGCCCGACCACAAGTGCGAAAAGGGCCCAGCCAAGCCAGGCCAACGAGCGAGACAAATTTTGTACTGCTGGGTATATTGGTGTTTTGACGTCCGTGCCATGCACCGCAACGCGATCCGCGGGCGGGCGGCAAGGTGCCGGCGCTCCCCCGCCGAATCCCGTCGGCAACTGCGATCCCTCCCCGCCAAAGGTTCGCAGCCTGGCCATGTTGCGGCACCGAATAAACCTGACCACGCGATCATGGAGTTTTCATGAACCCCTCTTCACTGCGCGCCCCCCTGTTGTGCCTGGGCCTGCTGGCGTTGGCTGCATGCGGAGGCAAGGACAGGAATGCCCAGCCGGCACCGCCGCCGCCCAAGGTTGGCGTCGTGACCGTCGCGCCGACGAACCAGCCTTTGACCAAGGACCTGGTCGGCCGCCTGTCGCCCTATCGCAGCGCCGATGTGCGCGCGCGGGTCGCGGGCGTTCTGGTCAAGCGCGTCTATGCGGAAGGTTCCGACGTGAAGAAGGGCCAGCTGCTGTTCCAGATCGATCCTGCGCCGCTCAAGGCGGCGCTCGATGCCAGCCTGGCGAACCTGGCCCAGGCACGCGCCTCCTACACCAATGCCAAGGTGGCCGCCGAGCGCGTGCGCGAACTGGCACCCAAAGGCTACGTGTCCAAGTCCGACCTGGACAACGCACTGGCCGCCGAGCGCACCGCTGCAGCCAGCGTGCAGCAGGCCCAGGCGAACGTGCAGACCGCCCGCATCAACCTGGGCTATGCCAGTGTCCGGTCGCCGATCGACGGTCGTGCCGGCAAGCAGCAGGTGACCGAGGGTGCCCTGGTCGGCCAGGGCGACGCGACCCTGCTGACCACGGTGGACCAGATCGATCCGCTGTACGTGAACTTCAGCCTCAGCACCGCGGAGCTCGACCAGATGCGCCGCTCCCAGGCCGATGGCAGCGTCACCCTCGCCGCCACCGACAAGGCCACCGTCGAGGTCGCGCTGCCCGACGGCAGCCGCTACGACCATCCCGGCACGGTGGACTTTTCCGACACCACGGTGAACCCGGCCACCGGCTCGGTCGACCTGCGTGCGACGGTGCCCAACCCCGGCCACGTGCTGCTGCCGGGGATGTACGTGACCCTGAAGGCACGCCTGGGCGAGCAGCACAAGGTGTTCCTCGTGCCACAGCCCGCCCTGCAGCGCGACACCGTCGGTGCCTACGTGATGGTGGTCGGCAAGGACGGCAAGGTGGCGCGCAAGGACGTCACCGCCGACCAGGCCAGCGGCAGCCACTGGGTGGTAACCGACGGGCTGGCGGCCAATGACAAGGTCATCGTTTCCGGCCTGCAGAAGGTCAAGGACGGCGCCCCCGCGACGGCCGAGCCCTGGACGCCCGGACCATCCGGCTCCGCGTCCGCCGCGGGCCAGTCGGCGGCGCGCGGCAAGTAACGGAGCGCATCCATGCCCAGCTTTTTCATCGATCGCCCGATCTTCGCCTGGGTGGTGGCCATCCTGATCACCCTGGGTGGCACGCTGGCGGTGCTCAACATGGGCATCGAGTCCTACCCGAACATTGCCCCGCCGCAGGTGACGGTGAGCGCGTCCTACCCGGGCGCCAGCGCCGACACCACGGAAAAGACGGTGACCCAGGTCATCGAGCAGCAGCTGACCGGCATCGACCACCTGCTCTATTTCAGCTCATCGTCCAGCGCCAACGGCTCGTCGTCGGTCACCCTGACCTTCGAAACCGGGACCGATCCCGACATCGCCCAGGTGCAGGTACAGAACAAGGTCTCGCTGGCCACGCCGCGGCTGCCTTCCGAGGTGACCCAGCAGGGCGTGGTGGTAGCCAAGGCCAACCCGGACTTCCTGATGTTCGTGGCGCTCACCTCGAGCAATCCGGCCATCGATGGCGCGAAACTCAACGACATCGTCGCCTCGCAGGTGCTCGACCAGGTCTCGCGCATTTCCGGCGTGGGCAACATCCGCCAGATCGGTTCCGAATACGCGATGCGGATCTGGCTCAATCCCGACAAGCTCCACGGCTATGGCCTGTCGGCCTCCCAGGTGCTGGCGGCGATCCGCGCGCAGAACGTGCAATTCGCGGCCGGCTCGCTGGGTGCGGATCCGGCACCGCCCGGGCAGGGCTTCAGCGCCACCGTGTCGGCCGAAGGCCGCTTCTCGACGCCCGAGCAGTTCGGCGACATCATCCTGCGCGCCAACAGCGACGGCACCGCAGTGCGCCTGCGTGACGTGGCGCGCATCGCCTTCGGCCCCCAGAACTACGGCTTCCATGCCCAGTACAACGGCCAGGAAGCCGGCGCCTTCGGCGTGCAGCTGCTGCCCGGCGCCAACGCGCTGGATGTCGCCACCGCGGTGCGCGCGAAGATGACCGAGCTGGCCAAGAGCTTCCCGCCCGGCGTGACCTGGTCGGTGCCCTACGACAGCACGCCGTTCGTGCGCATCTCCATCAAGGAGGTGATGCACACGCTGGTCGAGGCGATGGTGCTGGTGTTTCTGGTGATGCTGGTGTTCCTGCAGAACATCCGCGCCACGATCATCCCCACCTTGGTGATTCCGGTGGCGCTGCTTGGCACCTTCATCGGCCTGCTGCCGCTGGGCTTCACGGTCAACCAGCTGACCCTGTTCGGCATGGTGCTGGCGATCGGCATCGTGGTGGACGACGCGATCGTGGTGATCGAGAACGTCGAGCGCATCATGACCGAGGAGGGCCTGTCGCCGAAGGACGCCACGCGCAAGGCGATGGGCCAGATCACCGGTGCCATCGTGGCGATCACCGTGGTGCTGGCGGCGGTGTTCGTGCCCTCGGCCCTGCAACCGGGCGCCTCCGGCGTGATCTACAAGCAGTTCGCGCTGACCATTGCCGTGTCGATGGGCTTTTCCGCGTTCCTCGCGCTGTCGTTCACCCCGGCCCTGTGCGCCAGCATCCTCAGGCCGGAGCACGAGCACAAGAAGAACATCGTCTACCGCGCGTTCAACCGCATCTTCGACCGCGTCACCCACACCTATGGTGGCCACATCCACAGCGCGGTCGGTCACGCACCGCGCTGGATGGCGGTATTTGTGGTGATCGTGGTGCTGTGCGGCGTGCTCTTCAACCGCATGCCCACCAGCTTCGTGCCCAGCGAGGACCAGGGCGTGGCGCTGGCCATCGTTTCGCTGCCGCCTGGAGCGACGGTCTCGCGCACCGAGCACGTGATGAAGGAGATCCGCGCCGTCCTGCTCAAGAATCCGGCGGTGGAGGGGATGTTCCAGGTATCCGGCTTCAGCTTCGTCGGCGCCGGTGAAAACACCGGCATGACCTTCGTGCACCTGAAGGACTGGTCCGAACGCAAGGAAACCGCCGACCAGTTCATCGCCGAATCCAACCGTGCGCTGGGCAGCATCCGCGATGCGCAGATCTTCATGGTGAACCTGCCGACTATCCGCGGCCTCAGCCAGTTCGGCGGCATCGACATGTGGCTGCAGGCGCGCGCGGGACAGACCCGCGCGGAACTCACCCAGGCACGCAATACACTGCTGGCGAAGGCCGCACAGGACGAGAAGCTCACCGGCATCCGCCCGCAGGCGCTGGAAGACGCCCCGGCCCTGCAGCTGCACGTGGACCGCACCCAGGCGCAGTCACTGGGCCTGTCGGTCAGCGACATCTACACCGCGATCCAGCTGACCCTGGCCCCGGTCTACGTCAACGACTTCGCCTATGGCGGGCGCGTCAAGCGCGTGCTGATGCAGGCCGACCAGCCCTACCGCATGGGGCCGGATGCGCTGCAGCACATCTACACGCCGAGCACACAGACCAATGCGGACGGC is part of the Dyella thiooxydans genome and harbors:
- a CDS encoding multidrug efflux RND transporter permease subunit, coding for MPSFFIDRPIFAWVVAILITLGGTLAVLNMGIESYPNIAPPQVTVSASYPGASADTTEKTVTQVIEQQLTGIDHLLYFSSSSSANGSSSVTLTFETGTDPDIAQVQVQNKVSLATPRLPSEVTQQGVVVAKANPDFLMFVALTSSNPAIDGAKLNDIVASQVLDQVSRISGVGNIRQIGSEYAMRIWLNPDKLHGYGLSASQVLAAIRAQNVQFAAGSLGADPAPPGQGFSATVSAEGRFSTPEQFGDIILRANSDGTAVRLRDVARIAFGPQNYGFHAQYNGQEAGAFGVQLLPGANALDVATAVRAKMTELAKSFPPGVTWSVPYDSTPFVRISIKEVMHTLVEAMVLVFLVMLVFLQNIRATIIPTLVIPVALLGTFIGLLPLGFTVNQLTLFGMVLAIGIVVDDAIVVIENVERIMTEEGLSPKDATRKAMGQITGAIVAITVVLAAVFVPSALQPGASGVIYKQFALTIAVSMGFSAFLALSFTPALCASILRPEHEHKKNIVYRAFNRIFDRVTHTYGGHIHSAVGHAPRWMAVFVVIVVLCGVLFNRMPTSFVPSEDQGVALAIVSLPPGATVSRTEHVMKEIRAVLLKNPAVEGMFQVSGFSFVGAGENTGMTFVHLKDWSERKETADQFIAESNRALGSIRDAQIFMVNLPTIRGLSQFGGIDMWLQARAGQTRAELTQARNTLLAKAAQDEKLTGIRPQALEDAPALQLHVDRTQAQSLGLSVSDIYTAIQLTLAPVYVNDFAYGGRVKRVLMQADQPYRMGPDALQHIYTPSTQTNADGTPQMIPISSVVDAKWHMASPALARYNGYSAVEIVGNPAQGYSTGQAMGEMEKIVNDDLPKGFGYDWTGQSYQEILSGNAATLLMVLSVVIVFLCLAALYESWSIPVSVLLVVPLGLLGAVVFSMARGLPNDIYFKIGMITVIGLAAKNAILIVEFAVEQQAAGRPLREAVIEAARLRLRPILMTSLAFILGVLPLAVSTGAGANSRHAIGTGVIGGMTFATFLGLLLIPVFYVTVRRLLGDRLDHHHDDGAPSTGHGGMQPFDSDPRRGA
- a CDS encoding efflux RND transporter periplasmic adaptor subunit produces the protein MNPSSLRAPLLCLGLLALAACGGKDRNAQPAPPPPKVGVVTVAPTNQPLTKDLVGRLSPYRSADVRARVAGVLVKRVYAEGSDVKKGQLLFQIDPAPLKAALDASLANLAQARASYTNAKVAAERVRELAPKGYVSKSDLDNALAAERTAAASVQQAQANVQTARINLGYASVRSPIDGRAGKQQVTEGALVGQGDATLLTTVDQIDPLYVNFSLSTAELDQMRRSQADGSVTLAATDKATVEVALPDGSRYDHPGTVDFSDTTVNPATGSVDLRATVPNPGHVLLPGMYVTLKARLGEQHKVFLVPQPALQRDTVGAYVMVVGKDGKVARKDVTADQASGSHWVVTDGLAANDKVIVSGLQKVKDGAPATAEPWTPGPSGSASAAGQSAARGK